In Pseudorca crassidens isolate mPseCra1 chromosome 16, mPseCra1.hap1, whole genome shotgun sequence, one DNA window encodes the following:
- the ATP5MK gene encoding ATP synthase membrane subunit K, mitochondrial: MAGPETDAQYQFTGIKKYFNSYTLTGRMNCVLATYGGIALIVLYFKLRSKKTPAVKAT, from the exons atggCAGGTCCAGAAACTGATGCCCAGTACCAATTCACTGGtatcaaaaaatatttcaactCTTACACTCTCACAGGGAGAATGAAT tgtGTACTGGCCACATATGGAGGTATTGCTTTGATAGTTTTATACTTTAAGTTAAGGTCTAAAAAAACTCCAGCTGTGAAAGCAACATAA
- the TAF5 gene encoding transcription initiation factor TFIID subunit 5, which produces MAALAEEQTEVAVKLEPEGPPTLLPPQTGDSAGEGSGGTTNNGPNGGGGNVAASSSAGGDGGTPKPSVAVSAVAPAGAAPVPAAAPEAGAPHDRQTLLAVLQFLRQSNLREAEEALRREARLLEEAVAGSGAPGEADGAGAETASALLSRVTASAPGPAAPDPPVSGASGSAAVSGLATGPAAPGKVGSVAVEDQPDVSAVLSAYNQQGDPTMYEEYYSGLKHFIECSLDCHRAELSQLFYPLFVHMYLELVYNQHENEAKSFFEKFHGDQECYYQDDLRVLSSLTKKEHMKGNETMLDFRTSKFVLRISRDSYQLLKRHLQEKQNNQIWNIVQEHLYIDIFDGMPRSKQQIDAMVGSLAGEAKREANKSKVFFGLLKEPEIEVPLDDEDEEGENEEGKPKKKKPKKDSIGSKSKKQDPNAPPQNRIPLPELKDSDKLDKIMNMKETTKRVRLGPDCLPSICFYTFLNAYQGLTAVDVTDDSSLIAGGFADSTVRVWSVTPKKLRSVKQAADLSLIDKESDDVLERIMDEKTASELKILYGHSGPVYGASFSPDRNYLLSSSEDGTVRLWSLQTFTCLVGYKGHNYPVWDTQFSPYGYYFVSGGHDRVARLWATDHYQPLRIFAGHLADVNCTRFHPNSNYVATGSADRTVRLWDVLNGNCVRIFTGHKGPIHSLTFSPNGRFLATGATDGRVLLWDIGHGLMVGELKGHSDTVCSLRFSRDGEILASGSMDNTVRLWDAIKAFEDLETDDFTTATGHINLPENSQELLLGTYMTKSTPVVHLHFTRRNLVLAAGAYSPQ; this is translated from the exons ATGGCGGCGCTGGCGGAGGAGCAGACGGAGGTGGCGGTCAAGTTAGAGCCTGAGGGACCGCCGACGCTGCTACCTCCGCAGACGGGGGACAGCGCTGGCGAGGGTAGCGGCGGCACAACCAACAACGGCCCCAACGGCGGCGGTGGGAACGTTGCGGCGTCGTCGTCGGCCGGCGGGGATGGTGGGACCCCCAAACCCTCGGTGGCTGTCTCCGCCGTTGCCCCGGCGGGGGCGGCCCCGGTGCCCGCCGCTGCTCCGGAGGCCGGCGCTCCCCACGACCGACAGACTCTGCTGGCCGTGCTGCAGTTTCTACGGCAGAGCAACCTCCGCGAGGCCGAAGAGGCGCTGCGCCGTGAGGCCCGGCTGCTGGAGGAGGCAGTGGCGGGCTCCGGAGCCCCGGGAGAGGCGGACGGCGCCGGCGCTGAGACGGCTAGCGCGCTTCTTAGTCGGGTCACCGCCTCGGCCCCCGGCCCTGCGGCCCCCGACCCTCCGGTCAGCGGTGCTTCGGGGTCCGCCGCCGTCTCGGGCTTAGCGACAGGTCCTGCGGCTCCGGGGAAAG ttgGAAGTGTAGCTGTGGAAGACCAGCCGGATGTCAGTGCCGTGCTATCAGCCTACAACCAACAAGGAGACCCCACAATGTATGAAGAATACTATAGTGGACTGAAACACTTCATTGAATGTTCCTTGGACTGCCATCGGGCAGAGTTATCCCAACTCTTTTATCCCCTGTTTGTACACATGTATTTGGAACTAGTCTACAATCAACATGAGAATGAAGCAAAATCATTCTTTGAGAA GTTCCATGGAGATCAGGAATGTTATTACCAGGATGACCTACGAGTATTATCTAGTCTTACCAAAAAGGAACACATGAAAGGGAATGAGACCATGTTGGATTTTCGAACAAGTAAATTTGTTCTGCGTATTTCCCGAGACTCGTACCAACTCTTGAAGAGGCATCTTCAGGAGAAACAGAACAATCAGATATGGAACATAGTTCAGGAGCACCTCTACATTGACATCTTTGATGGGATGCCGCGTAGTAAGCAACAGATAGATGCGATGGTGGGAAGTTTGGCAGGAGAGGCTAAACGAGAGGCAAACAAATCAAAG gtattttttggtttattaAAAGAGCCAGAAATTGAGGTGCCTTTGGATGATGAGgatgaagaaggagaaaatgaagaaggaaaacctAAAAAGAAGAAGCCTAAAAAAGATAGTATCGGatccaaaagcaaaaaacaagatCCCAATGCTCCACCTCAAAACAG aaTCCCTCTTCCTGAGTTGAAAGATTCAGATAAATTGGATAAGATAATGAATATGAAAGAAACCACCAAACGAGTACGCCTTGGGCCAGATTGTTTACCCTCAATTTGTTTCTATACATTCCTCAATGCTTACCAG GGCCTCACTGCAGTGGATGTCACTGATGATTCTAGTTTGATTGCTGGAGGTTTTGCAGATTCAACTGTCAGAGTGTGGTCTGTGACACCCAAAAAGCTTCGTAGTGTCAAACAAGCAGCAG ATCTTAGCCTCATAGATAAAGAATCTGATGATGTCTTAGAAAGAATCATGGATGAGAAAACAGCAAGTGAGTTGAAGATTTTGTATGGTCACAGTGGGCCCGTCTATGGAGCCAGCTTCAGTCCAGATAg GAACTACCTGCTTTCCTCTTCAGAAGATGGAACTGTTAGATTGTGGAGTCTTCAAACATTTACCTGCTTGGTGGGATATAAAGGACACAACTATCCAGtgtgggacacacagttttctcCATATGGATATTATTTTGTGTCAGGGGGCCACGACCGAGTAGCTCG gctctgGGCTACAGATCACTATCAGCCTTTAAGGATATTTGCTGGCCATCTTGCTGATGTGAATTGTACCAGATTCCATCCCAATTCtaattatgttgctacgggctcTGCAGACAGAACTGTGCGGCTCTGGGATGTCCTGAATGGGAACTGTGTAAGGATCTTCACTGGACACAAG GGACCAATTCATTCCTTGACATTTTCTCCCAATGGGAGATTCCTGGCTACAGGAGCAACAGATGGCAGAGTACTCCTTTGGGATATTGGACATGGTTTGATGGTTGGAGAATTAAAAGGCCACAGTGATACAGTCTGTTCACTTAGATTTAGTAGAGATGGTGAAATTCTGGCATCAG GTTCAATGGATAATACAGTACGGTTATGGGATGCTATCAAAGCATTTGAAGATTTAGAGACTGATGACTTTACTACAGCCACTGGGCATATAAATTTACCTGAGAATTCACAGGAGTTATTGTTGGGAACATATATGACCAAATCAACACCAGTTGTACACCTCCATTTTACTAGAAGAAACTTGGTTCTAGCTGCAGGAGCTTATAGTCCGCAATAA